The Bos mutus isolate GX-2022 chromosome 11, NWIPB_WYAK_1.1, whole genome shotgun sequence nucleotide sequence caaaggaaatttaaaatagagTTTTTGCATGACCTTTGGAtaggcaaaattttttttttgcaagccataagaaaacttaagagaaagacatataaagtagactataataaaaataagacttcTTCGTCAAAAGATATCACTTACCATGAAGAAGCAAAGCACAGATTAGAAGACATTGATAATATGTAtgtcagaatatatttaaaatctcttACATAATGTTAAGAAAAAGACAATCAAATAGAGACTGGAGCAGTCTCTTCACAAAAGCACTGGAGTAACAATTCATGAAAAACAATAACCAAATGACAGTAAACATGAAAAAGTACTCAACCTCATTATAGATATTCAGATTAAAACTGTAATGAAATATCACTGCATATCCACTGGaatgattaaaattattaaaactgaCAACACCAATTGTTGGCAAGTTTGCAGGGCAACAGGAACTCTCgtgtactgctggtgggaatataagtttAAATAACTTTGGGAAACTGTTTGGCAGTAGCTACTAAATCTGGACATAAGCCTATTCTTGGTGAGCAGTTTCACTCTTGGGTACATTCTTAGTTGTAGTTTATTAGTATgccatatggagaaggcaatggcaacccactccaatactcttgtctggaatatcccatggatggaggaacctggtaggctgcagtccatggggtcgctaggagtggggcacgactgagtgacttcactttcacttttcactttcatgcactggagaaggaaatggcaacccactccagtgttcttgcctggagaatcccagggatgggggagcctggtgggctgccgtctctgaggtcgcacagagtcggacacaactgaagtgacttagcagaagcagcagtatgCCATAGGATATTTGAAAAAATCTCCAAGCTGTGCCATTTGTAAAAGCCAAAAGCTGGTAttaacccagatgtccatcagcaataGAATGAgtccttctctggtggtccagtggctaagcttcatactcccagtgcagggggcccaggttcaatccccagtcagggaactagatcctacatgctacagctaagatccagagcagccaaagagataaataagtaaaaactagatattaaaaaaagaatagataaattcTGGCATATTCACTTAATGGAATACTCTGCAGCAGTGAGATTGAATGAACTATTACTATATGCCACAATGTAGATGAGTcttgcaaagagaaaaagaagccagATTAAAAAAGTTAATACTTTGTGCTTTCTAAAtgaaatttatgtttataaactATAAAGTTAAAAAGCAGGCAGAATTTGTCAGTGGTGATAGCAGTTGGAATAATGGCTACCTTTGGTTGGGAGGAGTGGTAAAAAGGAAGAATAGGGGGGACTTCTGGGGTTCCAGTGTTCTGTTTCTTGGTCTAGAACATATATATGTTCAGTTtgttaaaatatacttaattgATCTTACGtgatttatgcatttttttgaattatttatatttcaatgaaaagttttaactggaaaaagaaagccAGCACATGTCAGTCTCCCTCCATTTACTTAAAAGAAGTGAATGAGTATATCTTAGGTAATCAGTATAATTATTAGGAAATTTGAAATCTTAAAtgataaataagattaaaatgcAATAAGCAGATAAAGTTCTTGTATGAATGAATTGGCATTTTATCTGAAAGTTACAAATGAGACTAGCTACTAACTGTTGTTATTCTTGTTTATAAGAGTGGCTCTAACTTTgtgaatttattaatataaaatctaAGCTCTGTGttgtattttttcaataaaaacatattattttaaatatatcacaaATATTCTGTGTCTACAGGCCAACTGTGCAGGAAGATGGAGGAGATGTAATCTATAAAGGCTTTGAAGATGGCattgtacagctgaaactccaaggtTCTTGTACCAGCTGCCCCAGTTCAATCATTACTCTGAAAAATGGAATTCAGAACATGCTGCAGTTTTATATTCCAGAAGTAGAAGGCGTAGAACAGGTATGCCAATATTGTATGACAGTTtagatttaatattaaaatgaagtttttggaaagaaaagaaattcatgaTGTGACATTTTCTTCAACTGCTATATCATTGTGTTACCATTATTATCAGGCTCCTTCTTTGAGAATTATCTTTATGTTAATAATTCCCTGCTGTTTGCTCAGCAGTTTTCCAAATATTACATGGTTTATTTTCTAACAACACGGTTTGTTAATATTAAATAAGTCACTTTCATTTTGTACTTGGGAAACAGAGGGCATATTGCTGTTCTGGCTGTAGAAAAATTATGAAAGGGAAACATCATGGAATTTTATAGATGACATTTACCAGTCTTCAGTGGAAGAGCTCTACtacttcatatttttttaattaattgattaatatttggttgcactgagtctttgttgctgtgtgtggggtttctctagttgaaatgagcaagggctactcttcattttggtgcacaggcttctcattgaggtggcttctcatGTCGCAAAGTGTGGGCTCTTGGGCATGCAGACTGCAGTAGTTGGGGCTCataggctccagagcacaggctcaatagttgtggctcacagatttagttgcttcacagcatgtgggatcctctcggaccagggactgaacctggatcccctgcattggcaggtggattctcatccactgtaccaTGAGGGGAGCCCCTCCACTACTTCACATTTAAATACTTCTTGTTCTTAAACATGCAGGCAAGAAGCCCTTCAAAGAATCATACTTTGTTGTACAAAGTACAGTTACAGATAGAGTTTTAGAGCTTTATTTATAGCCTGATGTCGACATTTTTTTCCTGCCCAAAGATATCTAAGGAATATAGTACCAGTATTTTTCTCAGCAGTAATAGTGACCTTCACTGCTGTAATTCTCAACCAAGAGGCAAGGCCTTCTGGAGAGCCATTatcaaggaaggaaagagaatatgaaaattaaaaatttgaaaaaaaaatgcttcaggTAATTCTGTGCCTTTAAGGAGAAGGCATCATCTCTCAGCTCCTGTGAGACTCACTCTTTTCTGGGCAGTACTTAAACCTGTCCCTGTGGTACAACAcatgccatctcctctttgaagTTCTTATTAGTTCTTCAGTTGGAGTTAAGCCCTTCTTTGGTGCAAAgcttctgtgtgtctgtttcagcTTTCTGGTAATGGATAATTCCTTGAGAGATTTATAATCATACCTAGGTCTCTGTGTTCTTCTGTAACAGCCTTGTGTGTTGTACATGTTTACCTAGTTTTcgttaaatatttagaaacattaTTCCAAATTTAGGAATATTTTGCCTAAAATAGAAGTTGATTGACAAAATTTTTTTGATTGGATATTGCTGAGATTGCATATAAAAATATCAGTTCCTTGAAAGTAAATATCCATTTTTTATTCAGTGCAAAAGAAACTATGAGGGAATTGATTGTCTCAGATCAGAACCAGATTcatctagatttaaaaaaaattaattttggccCCATTATCCTCtgtatgcctttttaaaaaaatagctaacACTTTGCTAGATTGACAAGGGAAGGTTTTTATTCACTTGTCCAGGGTTGGGTGATGAATTGGCAGTAGGATTATAAACCTGAGTTGGTTTTAATTATAGTAGGTGTggctaagaaaaaaaatagtcttaGGTTTATATAACCCTTTTCTTTTCCAGAGGAGTTGGTTTTTATTATCTGAGTAATATATTAACTCATGAAAAGATactaatccttttattttttccttcgaGTATTCATTAGTATTTTTCCGTAACTTAACTTGAAATGAAAATCTTCATATTTTTCTAAGgtttaaaatgaacttttatcTGAGTAAGACCAACGTGATTAGTTGCTAGTATATTTTCTAGCAACTATAAAGGTATAATCTCTTTACCATTTTTAGGGATTCATTTTTCTAATACATATTTTTGCAATAGCAATTTGGTATATTTCCCTAGGACTATGCTTAAGGAAATAAgatgcttttgaaataaaaacaaaagaagtcaATTCTGTATATTAGTCATAGAGCTAGGAAATACCAGTTCATCATGATGGTCCTCTATGTCCACCTGAGACTCTGCTTTTGGAAACCTCCTTTGGAACAAGGAACACAGACCAATGTTTTAATTAACTtgctgcccaatatgctactggagatcagtggagaaataactccagaaagaatgaagggatggagttaaaacaaaaacaagactcagttgtggatgggactggtgaagaagcaaggtctgatgctgtaaagagcaatattgcataggaacctggaatgttaggtccatgaatccaggcaaattggaagtggtcaaacaggagatggcaagagtgaatatcgacattctaagaatcagtgaactaagatggactggaatgggtgaatttaactcagatgaccatatctactactgtaggcaggaatcccttagaagaaatgaagtagccatcatagtcaacaaaagagtccgaaattcagtacttggatgcaatctcaaaaatgatagaatgatttctgtttgtttacaaggcaaaccattcaatatcatggtaatccaagtctatgccttgaccagtaacactgaagaagctgaagttgaatggttttatgaagacctacaagaccttttagaactaacacctaaaaaagatgtccttttcattataggggactggaatgcaaaagtaggaagtcaagaaatacctggagtagcaggcaaatttggccttggagtacagaatgaaacagggcaaaggctaatagagttttgacaagagaatgcacaggtcatagcaaacgccctcttccaacaacacaagggaagactttttacatggacatcaccagatggtcaacaccgaaatcagatagattatattctttgcaggcaaagatggagaagccctatacagtcagcaaaaacaagaccaggagctgactgtggctcagatcatgaactccttattgccaaattcagacttaaagaaggtggggaaaaccactagaccattcaggtatgacctaaatcaaattccttatgactatacagtggaagtgagaaatagatttaagggactagatctgatagacagagtgcctgaccaactatggactgaggttcctgacattgtacaggagacaagaatcaagaccatccccaagaaaaagaaatacaaaaagcaaaatggctgtctgaggaggccttacaaatagctgtgagaagagaagtgaaaagcaaaggagaaaaggaaagatatacccatttgaatgcagagttccaaagaatagcaagaagagataagaaagccttcctcagtgatcaatgcaaagaaatagaggaaaaaaacagaatgggaaagactaaagatctcttcaagaaagttagagataccaagggaacatttcatgcaaagatgggttcagtaaaggacagaaatggtatggacctaacagaagcagaagatactaagaataggtggcaagaatacacagaagacctatacaaaaaagatcttcccgacccagataatcacgatggtgtgatcactcacactcacctaaagccagacatcctggaatgtgaagtcaagtgggccttaggaagcatcactacaaacaaagctagtggaggtgatggaattccagttgaactattgcaaatcctaaaagatggtgctgtgaaagtgttgcactcaatctgccagcaaatttggaaaactcagcagtggccacaggactggaaaaggtcagttttcattccaatcccaaagaaaggcaatgccaaagaatgctcaaactaccacacaactgcactcatctcacacgctagtaaagtaatgctcaaaattctccaagccaggcttcagcaatatgtgaaccatgaacttcgagatgttcaagctggttttagaaaaggcagagtaaccagagatcaaattgccaacatctgctggatcatcgaaaaagcaagagagttccagaaaaacatcaatttctgctttattgactatgccaacacctttgactgtgtggatcacaataaactgtggaaaattctgaaggagatgggaataccagaccacctgacctgcctcttgagaaatctgtgtgcaggtcaggaagcaacagttagaactggacatggaacaacagactggttccaaataggaaaaggagtacgtcaaggctatatattgtcaccctgcttatttaacttctatgcagagtacatcatgagaaacgctgggctggaagaagcgcaagctggaatcaagattgccgggagaaatatcaataacctcagatatgcaggtgaaaccacccttatggcagaaagtaaagaagaagcaaagagcctcttgatgaaagtgaaagaggagagtgaaaaagttgacttaaagctcaacattcagaaaactaagatcatggcatccagtcccatcacttcatggcaagtagatggagaaacagtggaaacagtggctgactttattttggggggctgcaaaatccctgcagatggtgatttcagccataaaattaaaagatgcttattccttggaagaaaagttatgacccacctagatagcatattaaaaagcagaggcattagtttgtctacaaaggtccatctagccaaggcattggttttccagtggtcatgtatggatgtgagagttggaccataaagaaagctgagtgtcaaagaattgatgcttttgaactgtggtgttggagaagactcttgagagtcccttggactgcaaggagatccaaccagtccatcctaaaggagattagtcctgggtgttcattggaaggactgatgttgaagctgaaactccggtactttggccacctgatgcgaagagctgactcatttaaaaagaccctgatggtgggaaaacttgagggcgggaggagaaggggatgacagaggatgagatgggtggatggcatcaccgactcaatggacatgcgtttgggtaGATTCcaacagttggtgatggacaaggaggcctggtgtactgcggttcatggggttggaaagagtcaacacgactgagcgactgaactgaactgaaccgaatattCAGTTTGCTTTTATGTTGCTAGAATATCAGATTTTTATGTAAACCTTGTGCTTTGGGGCTGTTGATAGATTTATTCTTACTGGATTGGTATGTACTGTTGCAGAGTATTTTAGGTAAGCAAGTAAtattaaaatcatgaaaatagCAATTTCTACTCcttaattctgtattttttgtttgtttgtttgttgtttgttttaggtTATGGATGATGAATCAgatgaaaaagaagcaaactcaCCTTAAACTCATTTGAGTTTTCTGTGGGCCCTGCAGTTGGACTTGTTGATAATATGTACTAAGCTTTTATTATTAATCTGCTAAGCAACTTGAGGATTAATAAAATATGTCCTTTCTTCAGAGAATGATATATAAATATTGCATGTTTGCTTTACCTCATATGAGTTATTTATAACATCCTGAATCATCTTCTGTACACGTGGATTTTGTCcagggatatttttatttttgttcttcatttctcATGGTTCCTTCTTTGCATAATGTGTGAAGCAGTTTAAAATACATTCCCTACCCCCAATCTGAGTTATTTACTCTTTAAATACAGAAGTAAATAGGGAGAATCTTAAGATATTCTAAAATGGCTTCACTTTTTATGAGAcgttttaaactatttttactgAACTTTTACCTTGTTAAACGCTAaacaattttagttttaaaatggtatctggtgacttccctggtggtccagtgattaagaatccaccttgcaacgtAGGGGATGCATTTGGatacctgatcagggaactaagaccccacgtgccacagagcacttgagcctgcatgccacagtgaaagatcccaaGTCCTGCAACCAAGACCccatacagccaaataaataaaatattttttaaaaatggtatctgGCTAGTAGCTCCCAACGTAGTATCATGTAACTTCCCActgaaagaccaaaaaaaaaaaaaaaagaaaaaggatcacAATGCTGAAAACTGATAAAGAACTAAGTCCTAGAATGTGGACAAAATTTCTATTGATTACAAGACAGCAGGCTGAATTGAGAAAAACTGCTTTAGTGTGCCATGCCAGAAATTTCGACAGTTATCTTTCTATTAAcataatgcaaagagccaactcattggaaaagaccctgatgctgggaaagattgaaggcaaaaggagaagggggcagcagaggatgagatggttagacagcatcaccaactcaatggacatgaatttgagcaaactccaggagatagtgaaggacagggaagcctggcttgctgcagtccatggggttgcgatgagtcagacacaacttagcaactgaacaagaacaactttCTACGCCATGGGGGTAACTTTTCTCAGATGACCCAAATAGCAAATTACACGTCTCTCTTGTTTTtgatggggtttccctggtggctctgatggtaaagaatctgcctgcaatgagggagacctgggtttattcctcagttgggaagatgccctggagaagggaacagctaccca carries:
- the NFU1 gene encoding NFU1 iron-sulfur cluster scaffold homolog, mitochondrial isoform X3, which codes for MDFFASGLPLVTEETPSGEAGSEDDDEVVAMIKELLDTRIRPTVQEDGGDVIYKGFEDGIVQLKLQGSCTSCPSSIITLKNGIQNMLQFYIPEVEGVEQVMDDESDEKEANSP